The Steroidobacteraceae bacterium genomic interval GCGTACGGCGCTTGCGATGGGCGCTGACCGCGCGACTCATGTCGTCACCAGTGAAGCGATCGAACCACTGGACGCGGCGAAGATCCTGTGCGCGCTGGCTGACAAGGAGCAGGCCTTTCTTGTCATTCTGGGCAAACAGGCCATTGACGATGACAACAATCAAACCGGCCAGATGCTTGCAGGGCTCTGGGGGCGGCCTCAGGCCACCTTCGCATCGAAGGTTGTCATCGATGGCGACACGGCAAAGGTCACGCGCGAGGTTGACGCGGGTCTCGAGACGATCGAAATCGACCTGCCGGCGGTCATCACGGCCGATCTGCGTCTCAATGAGCCGCGCTACGTGAAATTGCCGGACATCATGAAGGCCAAGAAGAAACCGCTCGACAGCCTGACGCCGGCTGATGTCGGCATCACTCCGGGCAAGCGCACGCGCGCGCTCAAGTTCGAACCGCCAGCAACACGCCAGAAGGGAATCGTCGTAAAAAGCGTCGCCGAACTGGTCGATGCGCTCAAGAAGAAAGGTCTCGCATGAGCAAGGTACTCATCGTCGCCGAACATGCCAACGGCAAGCTCAATCCCAGCACCGCAAAATGCGTCAGTTGCGCGCAGCAGATTCCGGGCGCGGAAATCACCGTCGCCATTTTTGCAAGCGATGCCGCATCGCTCGCGACTGAAGCCGCAAAGCTGGCCGGAGTGACCCGCGTCCTGCGCGTCGACAACGCCGTTCACGCGCATCAGATGGCTGCCGCCATCGCACCACAGCTCGCGGAGCTGGCTGCCGGCGCGACGCACGTTTTCGGACCCTCGACTACCTTTGGCAAGGACCTCATGCCGCGAGTCGCCGCCCTGCTCGATTGTCCGCAGTTGAGCGACATCATGGCCTGCGACAGTGCGACGACGTTTCGCCGCCCGGTCTACGCCGGCAATGCCATTCTTACTGTCGAAGTTCCCGAAGGAAAAATCGTTGCCACTGTCCGCACCGCATCGTTCGAAGCGGCGCAGGCAACAGGTGATGCCGCTATCGAACAGGCAACTCCGGCGGCAACGCTACCGGCACATACCCGTTTCGTGGGACTGGCCGCCGCAAAGAGCGACCGACCCGACCTGCAGACCGCGGCGCGCGTCGTCTCGGGCGGCCGGGCGCTCGCGAGCCAGGACAATTTCAAACTGATCTTCGATCTGGCAAGCAGCTTGAACGCCGCCGTCGGCGCATCGCGGGCTGCCGTCGACGCTGGCTACGCAGCGAATGACGTGCAGGTCGGCCAGACAGGAAAGATCATCGCTCCCGAGCTCTACGTCGCCGTCGGCATTTCCGGCGCGATCCAGCACCTGACGGGCATAAAGGACGCGCGCACGATCGTTGCAATCAACAAAGACTCCGAGGCGCCGATCTTTGAAGTCGCCGATATCGGAATCGTAGGCGACTTGTTTCAGATCGTGCCGGAGCTAACGCAGGCGCTAGCCGCGGCGAAATAGGCGCGAATTTGACCGCGCCGCCGCGGTTCTCCTGGGTCCTGCTCCTCGGCGTTGCGAGCGGCTTGTCGCCGTTCGCAATGTCGAGTCTCGTGCCGGCACTGCCTGCGATTCAAAAAGCTCATGACGCGGGCTATGCGCAGGTTCAGTGGCTGATATCGGCCTACCTGCTTGGCCTTGGGCTGTCGCAGCCGCTGCAAGGACTGCTGTGTGACGCCATCGGCCGGCGTCGCGCATTGCTTGCCGGCTTCACGCTCTACAACATTGCCAGCGCGCTGGCCATTTTTGCTCCTACACTCCAATTGCTGATCGGGATCCGCTTCGTGCAAGCCGTTGGCGTCAGCGTGGGCACGGTGGCGACCCGGGCGATGGTTCGCGACGTTTGCGATACGGAATCGGCCGCCATCGCACTCACCTGGCTTGCCATGTTCATGGGCGTCGCCCCGATGGCGGCGCCTGCACTCGGTGGATTGCTCGCCGACAGCCTGGGTTGGCGGACGATTTTCTGCGCCCACCTGGTCATTGGCGTCGCGATAGCTGTCTGGATGGTTGCGTCACTCAGGGAAACCCGCCCGAGCGGAACAGCCGCGGCGTCCCTGTCGCGACTTGCGGTCGGCTTTCGTGAACTCGCGGTTGACCCCGCATTCGTTGGCAACAGCGGCGTTTACGCGGCCAGCAATGGCGCGTCCTTCGCGTTTATTACAATTGGCGCGGCTCTCTTTCACGATCTGTTCGGCATGAGCGCAACCCAGTACGGTCTGTACGCCGCCGGTTATGCGCTCTCCTACACCGCCGGCGCAGCGTTGGCGGGGCGCTGGGTGCGCCGCTTCGGCATTGCGCGCACCCTGCGCATTGGCATCGCTGCGACTGCGATTGCGGCTCTACTGTCATCTGCAGCCGCCGCCTTCGATCACCAGCAATTCCTGCAGCTGACCGTCGCCATTGCCATTCTGGCAGCTGCGGGCGGCCTGACCTCACCTTTGGCACTCGCCGGCGCGGTCAGTGCGCGGCCGGACCTGGCGGGCGTCGCTTCGGGATTCTCGAGCAGTATCGCGATGTTGACCGCCGCGGGATTCGCCTGGCTTGGCGGCAGGCTCTACAACGGTACAATCGGACCGCTGGCCGCACTGCTTGCGGTAGCAGCGCTAATGACCTACGGCTCGGCGCGCATGGCTAGAAGGAGGGGCTAGTCTCTATCGATGAACACGTCTCTCGCCGACGAACTGTCCCCGCTCTGGCGGAATTTTTCGCTCAACTGGAATAGCAGGGATTTCGCCGCGCTGCGCGCGCTTTGGCATCCAGAGGTCGCTCCGGTTTATTTTGCCGAGGAGATTGACCGGCCACTACTCGACTGGCCGGCAATCGAGTCGTATTGGCACGACGTACGGCGATCATTCATTGCGCTCGATACACAAATCATGGATCTGCGATCACTGCCGCGAGGCGAAAACCAG includes:
- a CDS encoding electron transfer flavoprotein subunit beta/FixA family protein, which encodes MKRIIVGIKRVIDYNVRVKVKADGTGVVTDGVKMSINPFDEIALEEALRIKEAGGANEVVVVSIGPSDAQQQLRTALAMGADRATHVVTSEAIEPLDAAKILCALADKEQAFLVILGKQAIDDDNNQTGQMLAGLWGRPQATFASKVVIDGDTAKVTREVDAGLETIEIDLPAVITADLRLNEPRYVKLPDIMKAKKKPLDSLTPADVGITPGKRTRALKFEPPATRQKGIVVKSVAELVDALKKKGLA
- a CDS encoding electron transfer flavoprotein subunit alpha/FixB family protein, yielding MSKVLIVAEHANGKLNPSTAKCVSCAQQIPGAEITVAIFASDAASLATEAAKLAGVTRVLRVDNAVHAHQMAAAIAPQLAELAAGATHVFGPSTTFGKDLMPRVAALLDCPQLSDIMACDSATTFRRPVYAGNAILTVEVPEGKIVATVRTASFEAAQATGDAAIEQATPAATLPAHTRFVGLAAAKSDRPDLQTAARVVSGGRALASQDNFKLIFDLASSLNAAVGASRAAVDAGYAANDVQVGQTGKIIAPELYVAVGISGAIQHLTGIKDARTIVAINKDSEAPIFEVADIGIVGDLFQIVPELTQALAAAK
- a CDS encoding MFS transporter, whose translation is MTAPPRFSWVLLLGVASGLSPFAMSSLVPALPAIQKAHDAGYAQVQWLISAYLLGLGLSQPLQGLLCDAIGRRRALLAGFTLYNIASALAIFAPTLQLLIGIRFVQAVGVSVGTVATRAMVRDVCDTESAAIALTWLAMFMGVAPMAAPALGGLLADSLGWRTIFCAHLVIGVAIAVWMVASLRETRPSGTAAASLSRLAVGFRELAVDPAFVGNSGVYAASNGASFAFITIGAALFHDLFGMSATQYGLYAAGYALSYTAGAALAGRWVRRFGIARTLRIGIAATAIAALLSSAAAAFDHQQFLQLTVAIAILAAAGGLTSPLALAGAVSARPDLAGVASGFSSSIAMLTAAGFAWLGGRLYNGTIGPLAALLAVAALMTYGSARMARRRG